The Strigops habroptila isolate Jane unplaced genomic scaffold, bStrHab1.2.pri NW_022045636.1_ctg1, whole genome shotgun sequence sequence cccatgtccctccatgacccccccatgtccccatgccCTCCTATGTCCCCCATGTGCTCATAACGCCCAtgtccccatctcctccccatccccccaatgccccccatgtccctccatGACCCCCCCATGTCCCTATGCCCCCCTGTCCCCCATGTGCTCATAACCCCCACGTAGTCCGTAatcccccatgtccccaatgccccccatgtcccccacccccccaacgccccccatgtccccccaccctcccaacaccccccatgtccccccaccctcccaacgccccccatgtccccccaccctcccaacgccccccatgtccccccacccccccaacgCCCCCCATGTCCCCGGGACCCACCCGCGATGCTCGAGGGTCTTGATGTTGAAGCCCAGGGTGGGGGCGGTCCCGGTCACGTCCTCCCCATTGAACCGCTTCAGCAGCGTCGTCTTCCCCGCGTTGTCCAATCCGCTGCGAGGGGCGGGGCAATGTGGCCACGCCCACCCGGACCCGCCCTTCACACCTCTGAGCCCCCCCACGATTGGCTCCGCCCACCAGCACAAACCACGCCCATTCATACGGGCCCCGCCCCATACACAGTCCTTCCCCTCCTCATTGGCCACGCCCCCGGCTTAGCCCCGCCCCTCAACCTGACCGCCTACTTGGCCCCGCCCCCGGGTTAGCCCCACTGTCTTCCCTCAGCCCCGCCCCTGTTCCCTCAGCCCCCCCTCCCCGTAGCCCCGCCCCTCTCCCCTTAGCCCCGCCCATCTCCCCTTAGCCCCTCCCTTCTTATCTTAGCCCCTCCCTTCTTATCTTAGCCCCGCCCCTCTCCCCTTAGCCTCTCCCCTTAGCCCCTCCATTCTTACCTTAGCCCCTCCCTCTCTGCTTAGCCCCGCCCCTCTCCCCTAGCCCCTCCCTCTTCCCTAAgcccctccctctccccttaGCCCCGCCCCTCTCCCCTTGCCCCTCCCTCTTCCCTTAGCCCCTCCCTCTCGCCTTAGCCCCCCCTCTCCCCTTAgcccctccctctccccttaGCCCCGCCCCTTCCTTAGCCCCACCCCTTCCCTTAGCCCCGCCCCTTCCCTTAGCCCCTCCCTCTTCCCTTAGCCCCGCCCCTCCGCAATGGCTCTGCCCCATCTCATACCCGCATTCCCCCCCCACCAggccctgcagccccccccgccccaggcCCCGCCCCCCGTCCAGGCCcctccccccggccccgcccaCAGCACGAGCAGCCGCAGCTCCCGCTCCTTCTCCCGCATCTTCTTCAGGATCGTCAGCAGCCCCATGGCCGCCGCGCGCGCCGCCGACAGGCCCCGCCCCCACAAGCCCCGCCCCGCCTTCCTCTCATTGGCCCGCCATACCGCCAAACCCCGCCCCTTCCCTTCCGCCGCCGCTCAGCTTCCGGGGCGTGCGCCGGCAGCGCTCAGCGCCccctgcagggcaggaggaccccgggggggggggtgggtggtCTTGTGtgtttcccccctccccgccccgccaTGGccgccttcctcctcctcctcctcctcctcctcctcgtgCTGCCGCCGCCGACCCCGGCGCTGCCCGAAGGCCCCGGCTGCCACCTGCGCTGTGAGTACCGGACCCCAACCCCCCCCGGGACACCCCAATTCCCGTCCGGGACCCCCCAACCCGGACGctcccaaacacccccccccgggaccccctAAAACCTCCCCGggacccccaaatccccccccagTGCCTCCAAACCCCCATGGGAACCCCAACtccccccgggaccccccacCCCCGGGGACTGCTGTACTTGGGTGCCCCCCCCAAAGCTCCCCAGGATTTTTGGGTATCCCCCCCCAAGGGCTCCAGGCTTTGGGTTCCCCCTGCCCCCCGGGTTCTgcggttccccccccccccccggtttTTGGGTCCCAGGTGTGGGGTGCCCGCAGGGGTGCCGCTGGTGCCGGGGGTCccggggtgccgggggggggctGCGGGCGCCTGCGTGGGGCACTGCGAGTCCAGCGCCGTCCCCTCCCCCGGCGCCGTGCTGGCCGCCAGCCGACACCTCCAGACCTCCAGGGGGCGCTGCTGCACCATGGCCCGCGCGCACAAGGTGGGCGGGGCTTGACGGGGAAGGGGGGCGGGGCCTGGCGGGGGGGCACGTTGGGGGATGTCAGGGCACGAATGAGGGGGGTTGGAGCATGTGGCGGCATGTGCGGGCGCGTGTTGGGGCACCTGAACGTGTGTCAGAGCGTGTTGGTGCACATTGAAGCGTGTCATAATATCTTGGTGTACGTTGAAGTGTGCCATAGCATGCTAGTGTAGAGTGAAACGTGTCAGAGCATGTTGGTGCATGTTGGTGTGTGTCACTGTATGTGGTTGTATGTCGCTGTATGTCGCTGTATGTTGGTACATGTTGGTATATCTTGGTGCATATTGCTGTATGGATGTTACTGGTGTATGCTGTTGTATGTTGGGGCATGTATGTTGCTGTATGTTGCTGTATGTCGGTGCATGTTGCTGTATGTGGCTGTATGTCGGTGCATGTTGCTGTATGTGGCTGTATGTCGGTGCATGTTGCTGTATGTGGCTGTATGTCGGTGCATGTTGCTGTATATGCCTGTATGTCGCTGTATGTTGCTGTATGTTGGTGCATGTCGCTGCATACTGCTGTATGTCGGTGTATGTCGCTGCATGTCGGTGTATGTTGCTGTACGTCGGTCCATGTCAGTGCATGTTGCTGTATGTCGCTGTATATCGGTGCATGACGCTGTATGTCGATGCATGTCAGGGGGGTCCCGGGACACGCACGCGGGGCCGCGCTGTGGCCGTGCCCAGCCCCGGCCCTGCCCCCTcactcccccccgccccccccagGTCCGGGTGACCCTGCGCTGCCCCGggggctcccgccgccgcctccaGACGGTGTCAGCCCGGTCCTGCCGCTGCGATATGTGCCGCCTGTCCCGGTACTGACCCCGCGGGGCACCGGCACCCCCCGATCGCCATTAAACGACGCTGCAGCACGGACCGCGGCTCCGGGTGCTGGGGGCGGGCACCGGGGGGGGACGTGGGGGGTGTGTTCCGGGGCCGCCTCGCATCGTGCCCGGTTCAGGCCGCCCCGTTCCCTGCGCGCCCGGAGGCCGCCATTGCCCCCGCGGCTACTTCCGCCCGGCAGCTCCCGTCGCCGGGGCAACGCGGCCTCACACTCCGCACTGCGCATGCGCCAGCCGGGCGGCGCTCTCTGCGCATGAGGGGCGGTGCGCTCCGCCAATCCGCGCTCTCCTTCACCCCTCCTGCGGCCAATGGGAGTGAAGCGGAAGCGGGTGGGGAGGAGGCGGGACCGGaagcggggcggcggcggcggcgctggggcCGGTGCCGGCGGCGGGATGCGGCGCTGGACGGAGCCGCTGAAGGCGCGCGCGGCGCGGTACGCGCTGGAGCGCTCGCTCGGGCCCTTCCTGGAGGAGCGGCTGCGGCTCGAGCAGCTCAGCCTGGACCTGCGCGGCGGCACCGGCTGCCTGCGCCTGCTGCGCCTCTGCGCGCCGGTGAGGCCCGGCCCCGGGCGGGGGGAGGGGTGCTCAGCCCCGGGGGTTGCTTCCCTCGGCCATCCCCGCTcgtcctgctcctcctccaggcCGTGGATGAGCtgctggcggcggcgggagcgccCCTGGAGCTGCGCGAGGGCGTCCTGGGCTCCGTCACCGTCACCGTGCCCTGGGCCGCGCTGGGCTCCCGCTCCTGCGGGCTGCGGGTCACCGGGCTGCGCCTGGCGCTGCGCCCCCGTGAGCGGCGCCACCCCCCCGCTCCTCCGCCGGGCTCTCCCGGAACAACCCCCCCTCCGGTCCCGTCGTACCCACCCCGGTCCTGTCCCCCCCCGCTTCGgtcctgtcccccccccccggtccTGTCCCCCCCCTCTCCGGTCCTCTCCTCTCCCCGCTTCGgtcctgtcccccccccccccgtccgTCCGGTCCTGTCCCCCCCCTCTCCGGTGCTCTCCTCTCCCCGCTCCGGTCCTGTCCCCCCCTCGCTCCGGTCCTATCCCCCCCTTCCGGTCCCGTCGTACCCACCCCGGTCctatcccccccccccgctccggtcctgtccccccccccgctccggtCCTATCCCCCCCCTCTTCGGTGCTGTCACCCCCCCCTCCGGTCCTATTCCCCCCTCCTCTCCGGTGCTGTCACTGGTTCCGTGTGTCCCCCCCGGAACCCTAccccccccccggtgccccCTGTCACCCCTCCTATGGGTCACCCGCCCTCTGGTCCTGTCACCCCCCCCGCCATGGCTCTCTCCCCAGGCTCTTtgtcccccccccgcccctctcCTGCCCGT is a genomic window containing:
- the GPHA2 gene encoding glycoprotein hormone alpha-2, producing the protein MAAFLLLLLLLLLVLPPPTPALPEGPGCHLRWVPLVPGVPGCRGGAAGACVGHCESSAVPSPGAVLAASRHLQTSRGRCCTMARAHKVRVTLRCPGGSRRRLQTVSARSCRCDMCRLSRY